One window from the genome of Prochlorococcus marinus XMU1411 encodes:
- the rsmH gene encoding 16S rRNA (cytosine(1402)-N(4))-methyltransferase RsmH, translating into MQTDLSDSSFFNHKSVMTDEIMTSLEHYPLIHNNQLKGIDATLGGGGHSYHLLRKYSDLNIIGLDQDPYARISASKKLDEFKNRIDIRASNFADFVPKEKVSFVIADLGVNSNQIDNPKRGFSFQKDGPLDMRMNPLIEVDAEKLIEDLNEKDLANLIYKYGDERLSRKIARKIKMDLKENGKYSGTKELAYSIAGCFPPKQRYKKIHPATRTFQALRIAVNKEIELLEKFLQVVPEWLLPGGIISIISFHSLEDRLVKSSFKSDQRLKNLTRKPITPSEQEVELNKRARSGKLRIAQLK; encoded by the coding sequence ATGCAAACTGACCTATCTGATTCATCTTTTTTCAATCATAAATCAGTTATGACAGATGAGATTATGACCTCATTAGAGCATTACCCATTAATCCATAACAACCAACTTAAAGGAATAGACGCAACTTTAGGCGGAGGCGGGCACTCTTATCATTTATTGAGAAAATATTCGGATTTAAATATAATTGGACTTGATCAAGATCCATACGCGAGAATATCAGCATCAAAAAAACTTGATGAATTTAAAAATAGGATTGATATAAGGGCTTCAAATTTTGCAGATTTTGTACCAAAAGAAAAAGTTTCTTTTGTAATTGCAGATCTTGGAGTAAATAGTAACCAGATTGATAACCCTAAAAGAGGATTCAGTTTCCAAAAAGATGGTCCACTTGATATGCGCATGAATCCTCTTATTGAGGTTGATGCAGAGAAATTAATTGAGGATTTAAATGAAAAAGATCTAGCTAACCTAATTTATAAATATGGAGATGAGAGATTATCAAGAAAGATTGCAAGGAAAATAAAAATGGATTTGAAGGAAAATGGGAAATATTCTGGGACAAAAGAGTTAGCTTATTCCATTGCAGGCTGCTTTCCACCAAAACAAAGATATAAAAAAATACACCCAGCAACAAGAACATTTCAAGCACTAAGAATTGCTGTTAATAAAGAAATTGAATTATTAGAAAAATTTTTGCAAGTTGTCCCTGAATGGCTTTTGCCAGGAGGTATTATTTCTATTATTAGTTTTCATTCCCTTGAGGATAGGTTAGTTAAAAGTTCTTTTAAGAGTGATCAAAGACTAAAAAACTTAACAAGAAAGCCAATAACTCCTTCCGAACAAGAAGTCGAACTCAATAAAAGAGCTAGAAGTGGAAAATTAAGAATTGCTCAATTAAAATAG